DNA sequence from the Chloroherpetonaceae bacterium genome:
CGTCAAAGCCGTGAGGTATAATTGAAACATCAGTATGCTTTAGTTTCCCGTGATACTTTTTCACCAACAATTCTTTCAGGGTGCGATTCACAGAAACAACCTTATCTGCGGTTAAAACCACGGTTTCCTCAAGTGCTGCGTGCTTTCGCTTGTGAAATGGCGTAAGATAAAAATGCGACGGGTTATCTACCCAAGGATCACGAAATTCAACCGCTGTGGGTAATTGATACTTTCGCCGAAGCTCAAGGGCAATAAGATGAGAACTGAAGGGTGGAGCGGTTGAAAAAATTACTTCGATATCGCCGTTTTTCTCTATGATTTCTGATGCCTTTTGAATCGCAAAGCTATTCCAACCGATTTTATTATCCGGAATAAAAAAGGATTGACTAATCATGCTCATAAAACGGCGGGTGTTTTCGGCAGGCATCTTAAACTCGCGCTTACCGCTTGCCCGTGCAGCAGCTTTTGTAATATCTCGGGTGTCGGTACGATGGATTTCAACAGGCAATCCCTCAAGTTCATTCAATAGGGTTTCATCGTAAGCATAATAGGCAGTTGGGGAAATCGTCAAAACAATCGGTTTCCAGCCGAATTGCGGCAAATATTTCACAAACTTTAACGTTCTCTGAACGCCGGAAAGTCCCATCGGCGGGAAGTAATACGCTAAAATTAGAACCTTTTTTAATCCGCTTTCCAAAACGGGTTCATTTTTTTCGAATAGGGTAAATGATGGTGTCACAGGTGAAAAAATACGCGTTGATTACGGGATTCCCGTAATGGAAATTCATTTATTAACTAACTGGGTGTTTTGTGATGATTGTAAGGCAAAGATACGAAATCTTTAGGTCACAAGTTTTTAGAAGACGTGATTTAAAGCACTTGAAGATATTCAGAAAATATTAACACATTTAACAATGTTGATTAAAAACGTAAATCAAACCGATACTCCACAATATCTTTTCCATAGTCATTGTGTTTGCGTTCATCTGTTTTTTTAAAACTATAAGACTCATAAAGTTTGATCGCATCGGCTTGGTCAGCCAAAACCCACCCATAAATAAAAGGGAGTTTTGCCATCTGTGCAAATTGAATGGCGGATTCCAACAGATTTCTCCCAATGCCTTTTGAACGACTTGTCGGATGAACAATGAACCATTTTAACTCCGTGCCCCAAGGCAATTGCCCGCTGACAATCAATGAACCCATTATCCGTTGATTTTGCTCTGCCACAAAAATTCGATCGCGATGAGGATTGTAATTTTGAACAAATTGACCAATTTTTACAGCGCACTGTGCTTCAAAAACCATATTAAATTGATATTCTCGGGCATAAATCGCCCCGTGTAAGAAGATGATATGTCCAATGTCACCGGATTTGAATTCACTTCTGATAATTAATTGAGGATCTGAAATGTCAGGCTTGATAGTCTTTATTGGAGAATTTTCATTGGTAGAATCCATCCCTCGAACAAAACTAAAGTCTTGCTTTGAATCATTTAGAACAGACTTATTCCCTATTTTCAAATCTTTTTTTGAACTAGTAACCGTTTTTAACCAATCTTTTTGGGGTGAGCCAACCCATATTTCAGTACGAATTTTGTTATCGATTTCAATAATCTCCTCCGGATGAAAGTGCACTGCCTGAATAGGTTCGTTTAGCCCAAGATGTTTCCAAAAATGACTAACTGAAAGCAAAGAATCGCCAAAATGTCTGAATTCCACCCAACCGTGACATTCAAACCCCGTCAATGATTCCCAATCGGCAAAAAAAACAGTCGTTGGAGAAGGAAGTGATAAGTTGAAATAGGTCTTATTTTTTGATTGATCTCCCCAAAGCAGATAGTTATCGTGTAAATCGAGAATGAAGCGAGGACTTAGATTCGGGGTTCCGTTCGCTTCAAGAGTTCCAATAAAACCGGGGAATTTTTTCTGAAATAGGTTTTTGATTAAAATCGAAAGAGGCGTTTTGACATAGTTAAACTTTTTAGGTTCTGATGTTGGTAAAGTAAAGGACGGATACTCGATAAGTAAATTTTGAAGTGGGTTCAACAATTCAGGATTTGCCCAAATCGGCTCAATCAATTTGTTTTCTTTTGTCAGAAGATCAAACACTTGGGCTATCTGTAATTCAAAAACTTGCTTTCCCTCTGAGCGGCAATCATCATAAAGTAAATGTCCTTCTTCAGTTACAGGATCAAATGAATTGATTGCTTTTGTGAGTCCTTTGACTTGAAAACCGTGAAAATTAAGGGGATTAAGAAACGAAAGGGCAGCTTTTGGGTTAATTAATATATTTTCTTGTATCGGTGAATTGCAGCGGTCAGAAAAAACGATAGAAGTAGGGGTGATGTCTATAAGAGTAACAATCGATATCTGAACTAATCCCTTTGAATTTACTGTTGCTATAAAGCCTATACGGGCTGCCTCGTCGGCAGCAGCGCGCAGTGTGTCGTGCATTTTCTAAATCGGTTACAAACTTATTGTGTTTTGGTTCTGATTCTTACAGATAATAACATCAAAAATATTTAGGTTCAAATAAATTGGAAAATACTTGTTGCAAAAATGACTTACTTATCCCATCAACTCTATAAAGTGCGCTTCACGCTTCAAGATAAAGCTGCAATGCGGTTTCCCTTCATGCTTCTTTTAATCACTTCAGTCATCGGTCTTTGTGGAATGCCATCGAAGATGATTGCTCAGCAGGTTACAAATTTTTCACAACGGCGTTCTTCTCAAACCATTCTGCCCTTTGATACCGAGATTCGACAAGGGATTGAATACATATATAATCTTGAATTTGAAAAGGCCGATAACTTATTTGTGACCATCAATAAGGATCATAATAATCCGGCAGGAAAGTTTTTTATTGGAATGGTGACTTGGTGGAAGATTATGATGGACATTGATAACACATCGCTTGATGAGCAGTTTTCTAATCAAATGGACGAAGTGATTGACCTATGCGATGAACGCTTGGAGCGTGATGATCGTGATATTCAAGCATTGTTCTTTAAATGCGCTGCCTTGGGTTTCCGGGGCCGACTTCGCGCCAATCGCGGAAGTTGGCTAAAAGCCGCCAATGATGGCAAAGATGCTCTTCCACTTATCTCAAAGATTCGAAAGCTTGACGATGCCAATTATGACATGCAATTTGGGCTTGGGCTTTATAATTACTATGCAGAAGCGGTTCCTGATAAATTTCCTGCAACAAAACCGCTAACCATTTTTTTTCCAAAAGGAAATAAGAAAGAAGGAATTCGTCAACTGGAGCTCGCAGCCGATAGCGCTCGATATGCTGCTGCAGAGTCGCTCTACTTTCTGCTGCAAATCCACTATGTTTATGAAAAGAATTTCAACAAAGCAATTGAGTATGCCAAGCGGCTTCACAACCGATTTCCCAACAATCCATTTTTCTATGCTTATTTAGGTCGATGCTTTTATGCCGGTGGTTTTTGGAAAGAAGCTGAAACATTGTATTTCGATATTCTTCAAAAAGCCAAGTCGAAATCGCTTTACACCTCAGCCCGGTGGGAGCGTGAAGCCCATTATTATATTGGATTAATTAAAATGCATCAGCGAAATAATGCCGAGTCTTTTGCACATTTCATCAACGCCTATCAACTTGAAAAGCAAGTAGAACCCACTGAAGGCGAGCCTTCCGCATTTTATACCTTAACACATCTTCGTTTAGGTATGCTCTACGACCTTCAAGGGAATCGACAAAAAGCACTCGAACACTATAAAGTTGTACTCAATACAAAGGACTATAACAACGCCCAACAGCATGCAAAGAATTATATGAATTCACCTTACACTGGTGCAGCGCTTGATCAAACTTCAAATTCGCAATGATTATGGCTTATTTTCTTCTTAAAACAGAACCTTCAGATTACAATCTTGATCTTTTAGAAAAATCAAAAACAGCTTTTTGGGATGGTGTCGCGAATAATCTCGCGATTAAACACCTAAAGACAATCCAAAAAGGGGATTTGTGTTTCATTTATCATACCGGAAACGAGAAGGCAATCGTTGGTTTAGCGAAGGCCATATCGCTACCAAAGGAAGATGAAGCAAAAGGGTGGGGCGTTGATGTCAGCTTTGAAAAACGGTATTCTAAACCCATTACACTCAGCGAAATCAAGGCGGATAAGAATTTTGAAGGTTTTGATTTAGTCCGCAACTCACGACTCTCCGTTATGCCGGTGCCCCCGCCTTACTTGGAAGTATTGCTAAATAAGTATTTGTGATGTGAAAATTTCCGCTTCAAATTTAGATGCATACTGGCGAAAGTATAAGAACAAACTCTCGAAACAAAGTACCACTCAAGCTTCAAAAACCTTTGAATTATTAGAGAAAGCTTTTGAAATTGGCTTTGCTATCATTGAGCGAGAGAGACAAAATGCGAAGTTGTGTATTCAATATATCAAAGAAGCTGAGGCATTAAACGACAGGTATCCGTCTCATTTTATTTCTGCGAAAATAAGCTTTTACAAAGGGCGATATCACTCCGAGCATGATGAAACTGAAGAGGGAATTCAATGTCTTGAAGAGGCTCTAAAAAGTTTATCCCAAGTTGATTCGAGAGACAAGCATATTGAACAAATTGAATTTGTAGCTGCTGCTATATATGTTGAGTTAGGGATTGCGAATGGGAAATTAAGCCGTTATGAAAAAACGGTTGAATACAATCGGCAAGCAATTCAGATTTATGAAAACTCAGGTCCATTCATGATGAAACCGTGGTTTTTCCTATCTCGAATATCGGGAATGTTTATTTTGCTCAAAGTGATTATCAAAATGCTGCCCGCAACTACCGAGAAGCACTACGGGGATTAAAACGACCGGATCATCTAAAAACCATTGCCTTATTATCAGATAACCTTGGCCAATGCATTATAAAATTGGGCGATTTCACCTCGGCCGCAGGGTTGTTTCAAACTTCTCTCAAAATTTCTCATCAAATAGGTTTAGCATTTGCAGAAGGGAGTTCTTATCAAGCTCTGGGAGATTTGTATCGAGAATTGCATGATTTCGAAGAGTCTGAAAAGGCACTTCAAATGAGTCTTTTCATTCGCAAACGAATTGGAGATCTTCGCGGTCAAGCCCATTCTCTTGAAGCAGTTCGCTCTGTTAAATTATTCGGTAATCAGTTGGTCGTTGGTGGCGATTTCACTTCTGTTGGTTCATCTTTACCCGCCAATCGACTCGCAATTCTTAACACCACCAATAATTCTTGGAGTTTACTCGGAACAAATTCAGCCAATGGTGTTAATGGAAGAGTAACAAGTATTGAAGGTGGTTCTGCTTCAAGATTTGCAGTCGGAGGTGCTTTTACCTCAGCAAATGCCGAACTTGGAAACCTTAATGTCAATCGCATCGCGATATTCTCGAAGGAGATTGGACTTACCC
Encoded proteins:
- a CDS encoding glycosyltransferase, giving the protein MTPSFTLFEKNEPVLESGLKKVLILAYYFPPMGLSGVQRTLKFVKYLPQFGWKPIVLTISPTAYYAYDETLLNELEGLPVEIHRTDTRDITKAAARASGKREFKMPAENTRRFMSMISQSFFIPDNKIGWNSFAIQKASEIIEKNGDIEVIFSTAPPFSSHLIALELRRKYQLPTAVEFRDPWVDNPSHFYLTPFHKRKHAALEETVVLTADKVVSVNRTLKELLVKKYHGKLKHTDVSIIPHGFDEEDFQGLDRSYIKGNKFRLTYSGVFRDDRTPVPLFQGLKALIQKRPEIKDFIELSFTGIFPNEYFKQSKNAGLDGLITTKGYVSHQEAILENLKADVLWATLGKAKNNDCITLGKLFEYVACNRTIFGIMPDGASALFIREANGFIAAPDKPLEIAAKLEILFDLWKKGHLPRPSEDTVQKYNRKRLAEQLSKELGQMITVY
- a CDS encoding GNAT family N-acetyltransferase; the encoded protein is MHDTLRAAADEAARIGFIATVNSKGLVQISIVTLIDITPTSIVFSDRCNSPIQENILINPKAALSFLNPLNFHGFQVKGLTKAINSFDPVTEEGHLLYDDCRSEGKQVFELQIAQVFDLLTKENKLIEPIWANPELLNPLQNLLIEYPSFTLPTSEPKKFNYVKTPLSILIKNLFQKKFPGFIGTLEANGTPNLSPRFILDLHDNYLLWGDQSKNKTYFNLSLPSPTTVFFADWESLTGFECHGWVEFRHFGDSLLSVSHFWKHLGLNEPIQAVHFHPEEIIEIDNKIRTEIWVGSPQKDWLKTVTSSKKDLKIGNKSVLNDSKQDFSFVRGMDSTNENSPIKTIKPDISDPQLIIRSEFKSGDIGHIIFLHGAIYAREYQFNMVFEAQCAVKIGQFVQNYNPHRDRIFVAEQNQRIMGSLIVSGQLPWGTELKWFIVHPTSRSKGIGRNLLESAIQFAQMAKLPFIYGWVLADQADAIKLYESYSFKKTDERKHNDYGKDIVEYRFDLRF
- a CDS encoding tetratricopeptide repeat protein produces the protein MTYLSHQLYKVRFTLQDKAAMRFPFMLLLITSVIGLCGMPSKMIAQQVTNFSQRRSSQTILPFDTEIRQGIEYIYNLEFEKADNLFVTINKDHNNPAGKFFIGMVTWWKIMMDIDNTSLDEQFSNQMDEVIDLCDERLERDDRDIQALFFKCAALGFRGRLRANRGSWLKAANDGKDALPLISKIRKLDDANYDMQFGLGLYNYYAEAVPDKFPATKPLTIFFPKGNKKEGIRQLELAADSARYAAAESLYFLLQIHYVYEKNFNKAIEYAKRLHNRFPNNPFFYAYLGRCFYAGGFWKEAETLYFDILQKAKSKSLYTSARWEREAHYYIGLIKMHQRNNAESFAHFINAYQLEKQVEPTEGEPSAFYTLTHLRLGMLYDLQGNRQKALEHYKVVLNTKDYNNAQQHAKNYMNSPYTGAALDQTSNSQ
- a CDS encoding EVE domain-containing protein encodes the protein MAYFLLKTEPSDYNLDLLEKSKTAFWDGVANNLAIKHLKTIQKGDLCFIYHTGNEKAIVGLAKAISLPKEDEAKGWGVDVSFEKRYSKPITLSEIKADKNFEGFDLVRNSRLSVMPVPPPYLEVLLNKYL